One genomic segment of Streptomyces niveus includes these proteins:
- a CDS encoding phytoene/squalene synthase family protein translates to MTDRELDAAGIDDPYLRVAYARCRRLNARHGKTYFLATRLLPVERRPAVHALYGFARWADDIVDDLDRPATIAERAEQLGLLQARLADGLRSGRSREPVIRALAHTAEAYRIDHRLFRDFLTAMRSDLTVTDYPTYDDLRRYMHGSAAVIGLQMLPVLGTVVPREVAAPHAAALGVAFQLTNFVRDVGEDLDRGRVYLPADLLAAHGVDRELLEWSRTTGARDTRITAALKAAVDLTRGVYRSAAPGIRMLDPVSRPCIRAAFVLYGGILDAVADEGYAVLHRRAVVRRRRRAAVAVDGLVRVAAARTMAAAREGVA, encoded by the coding sequence ATGACCGACCGTGAACTCGACGCAGCCGGCATCGACGACCCCTATCTGCGCGTCGCCTACGCCCGCTGCCGCCGGCTCAACGCCCGCCACGGCAAGACCTACTTCCTCGCCACCCGCCTCCTGCCCGTCGAACGGCGCCCCGCCGTCCACGCCCTCTACGGCTTCGCCCGCTGGGCCGACGACATCGTCGACGACCTCGACAGACCCGCCACCATTGCCGAACGGGCGGAGCAACTGGGCCTGCTCCAGGCCCGGTTGGCGGATGGACTGCGCTCCGGCCGCAGCCGGGAACCGGTGATCAGGGCGCTCGCCCACACGGCGGAGGCGTACCGCATCGACCACCGGCTGTTCCGCGACTTCCTGACCGCCATGCGCAGCGACCTCACCGTCACGGACTACCCCACCTACGACGATCTGCGCCGCTACATGCACGGCTCGGCCGCCGTGATCGGCCTCCAGATGCTGCCGGTCCTCGGCACCGTCGTCCCGCGCGAGGTGGCCGCCCCGCACGCTGCCGCGCTCGGCGTCGCCTTTCAACTGACCAACTTCGTCAGGGACGTCGGCGAAGACCTCGACCGCGGCCGGGTCTACCTACCCGCCGACCTGCTCGCGGCGCACGGGGTCGACCGCGAACTGCTGGAGTGGAGCCGCACCACCGGCGCCCGGGACACGCGGATCACCGCCGCGCTGAAGGCCGCCGTCGACCTGACCCGAGGCGTCTACCGGAGTGCGGCGCCCGGCATCCGGATGCTCGACCCGGTCTCCCGCCCCTGCATCCGGGCGGCGTTCGTCCTGTACGGCGGGATCCTCGACGCCGTCGCCGACGAGGGGTACGCGGTACTGCACCGCCGCGCCGTCGTACGGCGCCGGCGGCGGGCGGCCGTCGCCGTCGACGGGCTGGTACGGGTGGCGGCGGCCCGGACCATGGCCGCCGCACGCGAGGGAGTGGCATGA
- the crtI gene encoding phytoene desaturase family protein — MRTLDGPTDHVVVVGAGLAGLSAALHLLGAGRAVTVVDRGTRPGGRAGRVERGGYHLDTGPTVLTMPDLVEDAFAAVGDRLADRLDLIPLHPAYRARFADGSALDVHTGADAMAAEVERFAGSREAHGYRRLRHWLEKLYAVQARRFIDANFDSPLSLLHPDLVRLAALGGFGRLDARIGSFISDERLRRIFSFQALYAGIPPAKALAAYAVIAYMDTVAGVCFPRGGMHALPRAMADAAADAGADFRYGHDVTRLERSGCGSGGGSGGARGGSGDRITAVITGHGDDQVRIPCDAVVLTPDLPVTYRLLGRPPRRPVPLRFSPSAVILHAGTDRTWPGLGHHTISFGHAWKRTFRELTHTGSLMSDPSLLITRPTATDPGLAPPGRHLHYILAPCPNTRIGPGVQEWADLGPRYRDSLLTELERRGLDGLGAAIEEECLVTPADWTAEGHAAGTPFSAAHTFAQTGPFRPRNLVRGTTNAVLAGCGTTPGVGVPTVLISGKLAAARVTGSGSGAAVRVPKGRRA; from the coding sequence ATGAGGACACTCGACGGACCCACCGACCACGTCGTCGTGGTCGGCGCCGGACTCGCCGGGCTCTCCGCGGCCCTGCACCTTCTCGGCGCCGGACGCGCCGTCACCGTCGTCGATCGCGGCACACGGCCCGGCGGCCGGGCCGGTCGCGTCGAACGCGGCGGCTATCACCTCGACACCGGCCCCACCGTCCTCACCATGCCCGACCTCGTCGAGGACGCCTTCGCCGCCGTCGGAGACCGGCTCGCCGACCGGCTCGACCTCATCCCCCTGCACCCCGCCTACCGGGCGCGGTTCGCCGACGGCAGCGCACTCGACGTCCACACCGGCGCCGACGCGATGGCGGCCGAGGTCGAACGCTTCGCCGGATCCCGTGAGGCACACGGCTACCGGCGGCTGCGGCACTGGCTGGAGAAGCTGTACGCGGTCCAGGCCCGTCGTTTCATCGACGCCAACTTCGACTCGCCGCTGTCCCTTCTCCACCCCGACCTCGTACGGCTCGCCGCACTCGGCGGCTTCGGCCGGCTCGACGCGCGCATCGGGTCGTTCATCTCGGACGAACGCCTGCGCCGGATCTTCTCCTTCCAGGCCCTGTACGCCGGAATCCCGCCCGCCAAGGCCCTGGCCGCGTACGCCGTCATCGCCTACATGGACACCGTCGCCGGGGTCTGCTTCCCGCGCGGCGGCATGCACGCCCTGCCCCGCGCCATGGCCGACGCGGCGGCGGACGCGGGCGCCGACTTCCGTTACGGGCACGACGTCACGCGCCTGGAGCGCTCGGGCTGCGGATCCGGCGGCGGATCCGGGGGAGCGCGCGGTGGATCCGGCGACCGGATCACTGCGGTCATCACCGGACACGGCGACGACCAGGTACGCATCCCCTGCGACGCGGTCGTCCTCACACCCGACCTGCCCGTCACCTACCGTCTGCTCGGCCGGCCGCCGCGCCGCCCGGTGCCGCTGAGGTTCTCGCCGTCCGCGGTGATCCTGCACGCCGGAACCGACCGCACCTGGCCGGGACTAGGCCACCACACCATCTCGTTCGGACACGCCTGGAAGCGTACGTTCCGGGAACTGACGCACACCGGGAGCCTCATGAGTGACCCGTCCCTGCTCATCACCCGTCCCACGGCCACCGACCCCGGCCTCGCCCCGCCGGGCCGCCATCTGCACTACATCCTGGCGCCCTGCCCCAACACCCGTATCGGACCGGGCGTCCAGGAGTGGGCGGACCTCGGCCCCCGCTACCGCGACAGCCTCCTCACCGAACTCGAACGCCGCGGGCTGGACGGACTCGGCGCCGCCATCGAGGAGGAATGCCTCGTCACCCCCGCCGACTGGACCGCCGAAGGACACGCGGCGGGGACCCCGTTCTCCGCCGCCCACACCTTCGCGCAGACCGGCCCCTTCCGGCCGCGCAACCTGGTGCGCGGCACCACGAACGCGGTGCTCGCCGGATGCGGCACCACCCCAGGAGTGGGTGTCCCCACCGTCCTGATCTCCGGCAAACTCGCCGCCGCCCGCGTCACCGGATCCGGTAGCGGGGCGGCCGTCCGCGTACCGAAAGGACGGCGCGCATGA
- a CDS encoding helix-turn-helix domain-containing protein, with protein sequence MADHSLLSRRTFIRRFVSETGMPPMHWVARQRVLGARRLLEASDWSVERIASATGFGTAANFRTVFRRETGVTPSAYRKAHATVDAA encoded by the coding sequence ATGGCGGACCACAGCCTCCTCTCGCGCAGAACCTTCATCCGGCGTTTCGTGAGCGAGACGGGAATGCCTCCCATGCACTGGGTCGCCCGGCAGAGGGTTCTCGGTGCGCGCCGACTCCTCGAAGCCTCGGACTGGTCCGTCGAGAGGATCGCCTCGGCGACGGGGTTCGGCACGGCGGCGAACTTCCGGACCGTCTTCCGCAGAGAGACGGGAGTGACCCCGTCCGCCTACCGCAAGGCGCACGCCACCGTCGATGCCGCCTGA
- a CDS encoding Rid family hydrolase: MSKPDQVESFGVPWEESFGYAQAVRRGDTIYLSGQVAHDGTRLVAPAPVDASGRVTDFGNMGEQMRRCYANAARLLARFGASLDDVVDEVLYVIDVDAADAAAGPVRKEAYGRPDPQVASTMIGTPRLAFPELLIEVKFIARV; encoded by the coding sequence ATGAGCAAGCCGGATCAGGTCGAAAGCTTCGGAGTCCCCTGGGAAGAGAGCTTCGGCTACGCACAGGCGGTCAGGCGCGGCGACACCATCTATCTCTCCGGTCAGGTGGCACACGACGGGACACGGCTTGTGGCCCCCGCTCCGGTCGACGCTTCCGGACGGGTCACCGATTTCGGGAACATGGGCGAGCAGATGCGCCGGTGCTATGCCAACGCGGCGCGGTTGCTGGCGCGGTTCGGGGCGTCGCTGGACGATGTCGTCGACGAGGTCCTCTATGTGATCGACGTCGACGCGGCCGACGCGGCGGCGGGGCCGGTGCGCAAGGAGGCGTACGGCCGACCGGATCCGCAGGTGGCGAGCACCATGATCGGCACGCCTCGGCTGGCGTTCCCCGAGTTGCTGATCGAGGTCAAGTTCATCGCCCGCGTCTGA